TTTACCTTCAACAACACCAGCTTTTAATTCCAGTGCGCTATGATCCTTCGCAAATCCGTGAAGGATTTTAGCAGGAGCAACCACATCTTCATTACTGAAAGCGATCGCTGTAGGACCAGTCAAATGCTCATCGAGTTCACTGAGGTTTGTTGCTTCAGTGGCACGACGAACCATTGAGTTTTTGTACACTTTGAAATCAACACCGGCTTCACGAAGCTGTTTACGGAGTTCCGTAATTTCACTGACGTTCAGGCCACGGTAGTCAACGACGATCGTGGACTGGCTGTCTTCAAACTTTGTTTTGATTTCATCAACAACCTGTTCCTTCTTTTTGATTACTGCGCTCATTCTTACACCTCCTGTAAATCGCTGATTAAAACTGACCGAAGAGCGTTTCATTTCTCAAATAGCCCGATGTTCTGATCAATTGCTTCTGGCGGACGGGTGCCAAGGGGCCTGTCCTCAACAAACTTCCGCTATGCGAAAGTGGATTTTCGGACTGCGCTTAATCCCTCTGGCGTCGCGGCCTGCAGCTGTTGATCAGGTTCACAACATCAAATCTGAGCTTCTAAAAATAAAAAGCCTCCATGTGCCAGAGCAGACATGGAGGCAGAATCGTCTTCATTTAAGAAAATCGAATTCAACGACCTCGGCAGGGAATTAAGCCTGTTGGGCACCTGCTGTCTACGGTTCAGCACTATTTAAATTCACGATTATGAGTATAACCGCTGATTAAACGTAAGTCAACTTATAATTTAAATGATGAAACGTCCACCTTGAGGCCAGGGCTCATTGTGGATGTAATGGATACGTTGCGAAGATACGTCCCTTTTGAAGCTGCAGGCTTGATTTTCATCAGCTGTTCAGCCATTGCAGTAAAGTTTTCTTCGAGCTTTTTAGCTTCGAAAGATGCTTTCCCGATTGGAACGTGAATGTTCCCGGACTTGTCCACACGGTACTCAACCTTACCTGCTTTGATTTCTTCAACAGCTTTTGTTACATCAAATGTAACAGTACCTGTTTTCGGGTTCGGCATAAGGCCTTTTGGTCCAAGTGTACGACCCAACTTACCAACCTGTGCCATCATATCCGGTGTTGCAACAACGACGTCGAATTCGAGCCAGCCTTGAGCGACTTTATTGATGAGGTCTTCTTCACCAACGAAGTCAGCGCCTGCTGCTTCTGCTTCTTTCGCCTTATCACCTTTTGCAAATACAAGAACGGTCTGTGTTTTACCCGTTCCGTGTGGAAGCACCATCGCTCCACGGATCTGCTGGTCTGCTTTCTTCGGGTCAACGCCGAGACGTGCAGCCATTTCGATGCTTTCATCGAATTTTGCAGTTGCGTTCTTTTGAACGAGTTCTACTGCTTCAGAAATGTTGTATAACTTTTCGCGATCAATCGCTTTTAGAGCGTCTTGATATTTCTTACCTCTTTTAGCCAATTTAAGTTCCTCCTTCTGTGGTTTTAGCGGTTATACCTCCCACTAATAAAGGTTGCGAACCTGATGAACAGGCCGGAGCATTTGTCCATTCGCAACCTCCATACCCTTTTGTCGGTATTAGTCTTCGACGACGATACCCATGCTGCGGGCAGTACCTTCAACCATACGCATAGCTGCTTCAACATCAGCTGCGTTTAAGTCAGGCATCTTTGTTTCAGCGATTTCTTTTACTTTATCACGCTTGACTGTAGCCACTTTGTTCTTGTTCGGCTCACCTGATCCAGATTCGATTCCTGCTTCTTTTTTAAGCAAGACCGCTGCTGGCGGCGTTTTTGTGATAAAAGTGAATGAACGATCTTCAAATACTGTGATTTCCACAGGAATGATCAGACCCGCTTCTTCTTGTGTACGAGCATTAAATTCCTTACAGAATCCCATGATATTAACACCAGCTTGACCGAGTGCCGGTCCGACCGGTGGTGCCGGATTCGCTTTACCAGCAGGAATTTGAAGTTTCACTACTTTAATGACCTTTTTAGCCACGCGACACACCTCCTTAAGTCCGTGATGTGGTAACCGAGCATAATGCTCTCCCACTCAATTAAACACCTGCAAACATGCAGGAAAAAACGTGAACGGAAACGCTCACGTTCATTAACAACATTCAAATTCTATCACTTCACACCAGAATGCGCAAGAGCTTTTTTCACTTCAGGGAAGGAAAAAAACGGTGATCCTGTATTCAAAGTAATCAGAGTTTCTCCACCTGGTGGAATTCGAGTTCTACCGGGGTTTCCCGGCCGAACATGTTCACATGAACTTTCAGCTTGCGTTTTTCTGCAGAAATGTCTTCGATGGACCCGATGAAGTTGGCAAATGGTCCTTCTTTGACCTTCACGGATTCCTTCAGATCAAAATA
This Salisediminibacterium beveridgei DNA region includes the following protein-coding sequences:
- the rplK gene encoding 50S ribosomal protein L11, which gives rise to MAKKVIKVVKLQIPAGKANPAPPVGPALGQAGVNIMGFCKEFNARTQEEAGLIIPVEITVFEDRSFTFITKTPPAAVLLKKEAGIESGSGEPNKNKVATVKRDKVKEIAETKMPDLNAADVEAAMRMVEGTARSMGIVVED
- the rplJ gene encoding 50S ribosomal protein L10, whose product is MSAVIKKKEQVVDEIKTKFEDSQSTIVVDYRGLNVSEITELRKQLREAGVDFKVYKNSMVRRATEATNLSELDEHLTGPTAIAFSNEDVVAPAKILHGFAKDHSALELKAGVVEGKVTGLEEIRALATLPSRDGLISMFLNVLQAPIRNFALATKAVAEQKEEQEA
- the rplA gene encoding 50S ribosomal protein L1, with amino-acid sequence MAKRGKKYQDALKAIDREKLYNISEAVELVQKNATAKFDESIEMAARLGVDPKKADQQIRGAMVLPHGTGKTQTVLVFAKGDKAKEAEAAGADFVGEEDLINKVAQGWLEFDVVVATPDMMAQVGKLGRTLGPKGLMPNPKTGTVTFDVTKAVEEIKAGKVEYRVDKSGNIHVPIGKASFEAKKLEENFTAMAEQLMKIKPAASKGTYLRNVSITSTMSPGLKVDVSSFKL